In Malania oleifera isolate guangnan ecotype guangnan chromosome 8, ASM2987363v1, whole genome shotgun sequence, a single window of DNA contains:
- the LOC131162679 gene encoding uncharacterized protein LOC131162679 yields MSTENKYMLVEVCPHKPSERATDEEIQAYLKSIKADEMARCYILVSMSNVLQIAVKELMNTTMAGGTLVKDRVLKMIGLLDELKILGAEIHGFFLNYNMNKLFYLLIELLKELQAAKGLIRKPTITLVTKKGSTSRPKGRKK; encoded by the exons ATGTCCACAGAAAACAAGTATATGCTTGTAGAGGTGTGTCCACATAAACCCAGTGAAAGGGCAACTGATGAGGAAATCCAGGCTTACCTGAAGTCGATTAAGGCTGATGAGATGGcgcggtgttacattttggtatctaTGTCGAATGTTCT GCAGATTGCTGTgaaggaacttatgaatactactatGGCAGGGGGGACCCTAGTAAAGGATCGTGTTCTGAAGATGATTGGTCTTCTCGATGAGCTAAAGATCCTTGGAGCTGAAATCCATGGG TTTTTCTTGAACTACAACATGAATAAGCTCTTTTACTTATTAATAGaactacttaaagagcttcaagcaGCTAAGGGCCTCATCAGGAAGCCAACTATTACTCTTGTGACTAAAAAAGGTTCTACTTCTAGGCCAAAAGGCCGAAAGAAGTAG